TGGATAAGTATTTCCCCCAAAACAGGGTGATTCTTGCCATTAATCCTTCGGCGATGCGTTATGCTGGTCCTCGTGAGGCGATTTTCCATGCTTTGATTCGTAAGAATTATGGCTGTACTCATTTTATCGTGGGTCGTGATCATGCTGGGGTTGGTGATTATTATGGTACTTATGATGCCCAGTTAATTTTTGATGAGTTTGAACCTGCGGAGTTGGGTATCACGCCCATGAAGTTTGAACATGCTTTTTATTGTAAGCGCACTGAGCAGATGGCGACTTCCAAAACCAGTCCTTCTAGTCCAGAAGAAAGGGTACACCTTTCGGGTACTAAGGTAAGAGAGATGTTGAGACGTGGTGAGTTACCCCCTCCTCAGTTTTCTCGTCCTGAAGTGGCGGCTGAGTTGGCTAAGGCTATGCACCGTTAATTTTTGATTTACCCTCTAAATCCCCCTATTCTGGGGGACTTTCATTATATATTTGTTCTTCTTGCTCTTCGTCAGGATTGGCATTATTAGGAATGGCAACAACGATCGCATCTATAACCCGATTGACACTAATAATATCTAATCCTAGATCACTGGGATAGGTTTGCCCTTTGGGTACGATCGCCCTTTTAAAGCCTAATTTAGCGGCTTCTTTGAGTCTTAATTCCATCTGGGATACAAGGCGCACTTGCCCTCCCAAGCCGATTTCACCGATTAACACCGTGCGCGGATCAACGATACGATCTCGAAAACTAGCGACAATGGCGATCGCCATGCCCAAATCCGCCGCAGGTTCTTCTACTCCCAAACCACCCGCCGAAGCGACATAGGCATCTAGTTTGGAAAGGGGAATGCCCACTCTTTTTTCTAATACCGCCAAAATTTGTTGTAGGCGGTTGTAGTCTACCCCTGTGGTCGAACGGCGGGGGGAAGTATAACTGGTGGGACTGACCAGGGCTTGTAACTCCACCACAATGGAGCGTGTACCCTCACAGGAGACGATGGTGGCGGTGCCGGGGGCTAGTTCATCCCGACTACTCATAAACAACTCCGAAGGGTTCAAAACCTCCACCAAACCATGATCCACCATTTCAAAAATCCCAATTTCGTGGGTAGCCCCAAATCTGTTTTTCACCGAGCGTAACAGGCGATGGGAGGCGTAGCGATCGCCCTCAAAATATAACACAGTATCCACCAGATGTTCCAATACACGGGGCCCGGCGATCGCCCCTTCCTTGGTCACATGACCCACAATAAATAAAGTAATACTTTCGCGCTTTGCCACCTGCATCAGGGCCGAAGTACATTCCCTCACTTGAGAAACCGAACCGGGGGCAGAATTAAGGCTCGAAAAATGGAGGGTTTGAATACTATCAATAATAGCGACTTGAGGCTTAAGAGACTCCAACTCCTTTAAAATTTCCTCTAAATCCGTCTCAGGCATCACATAAAGATTAGGAGAAGAAGCCAAACTCACCGCCCCCTTTTCCTGTGCATCTTTCTTTTTGGGCTTTTTACCATTACCATTGTGATTATTCTGTTCCTCCATTTCCAAAGCCTCCTGCGCCCCCACATGAAGGCGAGTCGCCCGTAACTTGATCTGTTGCCCCGACTCCTCCGCCGACACATACAAAATGCGAGGAAGACGCAAAGATAACTGGTTCGCAGTTTGTAATAACAAAGTAGATTTACCAATGCCCGGATCACCCCCAATCAACACCAACGAACCGGGAACAATACCACCCCCCAAAACCCGATCCAATTCCCGATAACCCGACTCAATGCGAGGTTGTTCCTCCTCCGTAATATCTGAAAATTTCACCGAAGCCCTCGGCTTTGCCTCTGTATTCCCCGTATGCACTTGACGGGTTTGGGATTGCCAACCAGCCCGACTAAAACTTGCTCCTCCATTGGTGGCAGGGTTAATAATTTGTTCCTCGAGAGTACCGTATGTATCGCAATTAGGACATTTACCAAACCACTGGATAGACTCAGCCCCACAGGCACTACAGATATAGATCGTTTTAGTCTTAGGCATCTGTCTTTATTAACTATCGTTTATTTCTCATTATTTCGATTATGCGATCAAAAAAAATGTTTGTTGATAATAATTTAAAAAAGTTAACAACTACAATATTTATCCGAATTTCAATCCATGACTTAAAACTCACAAAAAAAACCCCCTAAACTATTTAAGGGGCGAAAGAATCTTTTAAGGAAATAAGAGCTTAAATGTCATTAGAAAGGACTTCCAGGGGTATTATTATCCATAGGAGAAGAAGGATTTACAGGTTCTACGGAAGGTGAAATGCCGGGTTGATCATCCATGGGAGTCTGCTCACTAGCAGGGGGTACAGGAGTAGTGGGGCTAGTAGGATTTTCGGTGGGTGTAACGGGGCTGAAGATGTCATTTTCGGGTGTTGCACCTGACTCGGTATGTTCATCGCAACTACCACCGACACAATATTCGGCGGATAACGCTTCTCCTTCTTCTTCACAACCTTCACAACTGGTAACGGTCATATTTTCTACGGTAAAGTTGATACCTTCACCAGTGTAGTTACCATCGGCAAGGGGTACTGCGGTACCATCTTCAAAGATACCAACGGCTCTATTATCTTCGATTACAATGCGCTCGGCTCCTGATTGTTCGATCAATAAATCAAGGGGGACAATATCTGGTTGTTGGGGAACTGGGGCTGGAGATGGGGATGTCTGGGCTTGAGCGGAGGAAACTGCTACACTATCGAAAACTCTGGCTAAATGGTCGGATGCACCATTGTTACTGACGAGGGTTAGTCCTGCTAAAGATGCAAGGGCAATCGCCATTTTTCCTTTGTTGTTGATATTTAGTTTAGACATTCTCAATTTTTGCTTACAACACTGCTACCAATAGATCTTGCGAAATTAAAATTTTTCGTTTGTTTGGTCGCATTACACCTATAGACACTCAAAATAGATCAAAGGTTCATTTTCATTACGAAAAATTTTGAAATTGATTATTTAAAATCTATGGTTAGTAAACTTTTTTTTGCTCAAATTGCTTATTTATAAACCTTTTAGCCATAATTCTAAACGAATAATTAAAAAGTACGAAACAAGGCAGAAAACTTATTATTTCATCATCAGAAAAATTCAGATCACAGTTAAATAAATCTGAGTTCGGGATAAAATTTATAGTAAAGGTGCCAGGTATCGGGTGTCAGGTATCAGGTTAAGAAATTTACAAAAACTGTAATGTTATACTAAATCCTGTTTGAATAATATACTAATTAGGGCGGGGAACAGGGAACGGGGAACAGGCAAAAGATAACAATTGTTTATTGTCAATTGTTACACAGTGAATAATAGTAAACTTTACTAATCGGATTTGGTGTTAATTAATTTTCTGATACTTAGTTCCATCAAGGAACTAACAAAGGCTGGTCGTATTTTAAACCTGTAACCTGCAACCTGCAACCTGTAACCTGTACGGACGTAGCATGCTACGTCCCCTACCATACTGACAACTGTTATCCCGAACTGAGGTTAAATAAAATACTTTTTGCCTAAACATAGGCTGATCCCACCCTTAACCTTGCTATAATCAGGAAAGTTTTTATGTCACCATCAAAAAATCAGCTAACAAAATAAGAATGATCTGGCCTTTTAAACCCAACACAAAAAAGAAAATTGCCAAAATTGAAATTAACGGAGCAATCGGCTCACAAACCCGTGTACAGGTTTTAGAAGCCTTGAAAACTATAGAAGAAAGGAAATATCCAGCCCTACTATTACGTATCGACTCCCCTGGGGGTACTGTGGCTGATTCTCAGGAAATATATTCAGCCCTGAGAAGACTGGGAGAAAAAATAAAAATTGTGGCTAGTTTTGGTAATATTTCCGCATCAGGGGGGGTTTACATCGGTGTCGGGGCCAATCATATCGTTTCTAAT
The sequence above is a segment of the Cyanobacterium stanieri PCC 7202 genome. Coding sequences within it:
- a CDS encoding hypothetical protein (KEGG: dan:Dana_GF20133 GF20133 gene product from transcript GF20133-RA~SPTR: Putative uncharacterized protein) — its product is MAIALASLAGLTLVSNNGASDHLARVFDSVAVSSAQAQTSPSPAPVPQQPDIVPLDLLIEQSGAERIVIEDNRAVGIFEDGTAVPLADGNYTGEGINFTVENMTVTSCEGCEEEGEALSAEYCVGGSCDEHTESGATPENDIFSPVTPTENPTSPTTPVPPASEQTPMDDQPGISPSVEPVNPSSPMDNNTPGSPF
- a CDS encoding DNA repair protein RadA (PFAM: KaiC~TIGRFAM: DNA repair protein RadA~COGs: COG1066 ATP-dependent serine protease~InterPro IPR003593:IPR004504:IPR007694~KEGG: cyt:cce_4001 DNA repair protein RadA~PFAM: DnaB domain protein helicase domain protein~SMART: AAA ATPase~SPTR: DNA repair protein radA;~TIGRFAM: DNA repair protein RadA), encoding MPKTKTIYICSACGAESIQWFGKCPNCDTYGTLEEQIINPATNGGASFSRAGWQSQTRQVHTGNTEAKPRASVKFSDITEEEQPRIESGYRELDRVLGGGIVPGSLVLIGGDPGIGKSTLLLQTANQLSLRLPRILYVSAEESGQQIKLRATRLHVGAQEALEMEEQNNHNGNGKKPKKKDAQEKGAVSLASSPNLYVMPETDLEEILKELESLKPQVAIIDSIQTLHFSSLNSAPGSVSQVRECTSALMQVAKRESITLFIVGHVTKEGAIAGPRVLEHLVDTVLYFEGDRYASHRLLRSVKNRFGATHEIGIFEMVDHGLVEVLNPSELFMSSRDELAPGTATIVSCEGTRSIVVELQALVSPTSYTSPRRSTTGVDYNRLQQILAVLEKRVGIPLSKLDAYVASAGGLGVEEPAADLGMAIAIVASFRDRIVDPRTVLIGEIGLGGQVRLVSQMELRLKEAAKLGFKRAIVPKGQTYPSDLGLDIISVNRVIDAIVVAIPNNANPDEEQEEQIYNESPPE